The Desulfonatronovibrio hydrogenovorans DSM 9292 genome includes a window with the following:
- a CDS encoding flagellin, protein MSLVVNNNLMALNASRNLSDAYGRLGTSTRRLSSGLRVGTAADDAAGLAIRELMRADIASMRQGIRNANDAISLVQTADGALQVIDEKLIRLKELAEQASTGTYNSDQRLIIDSEYQAMASEITRIANATKFNGIHLLNGNLSSEFNNPAQWGDDHDGTGLYPTGALKIHFGVGNDPKEDYYYIAIGNSTASALGIGNNASPDAAGHNISTQGAAQGALDAINQAIISKDKMRASLGALQNRLENTITNLSIQAENLQAAESRISDVDVADEMTEFVRNQILTQSAVAMLAQANSLPRMAMQLIQG, encoded by the coding sequence ATGTCTTTGGTCGTTAACAATAATTTAATGGCGTTGAATGCGTCCAGAAACCTCTCCGATGCTTACGGACGCCTTGGAACATCAACCAGACGGCTGTCATCCGGTCTCAGGGTCGGTACTGCAGCCGACGATGCCGCCGGCCTGGCCATCAGGGAACTCATGCGGGCCGACATAGCATCCATGCGTCAAGGCATAAGAAACGCCAATGACGCCATTTCCCTGGTCCAGACTGCTGACGGGGCCCTGCAGGTCATTGATGAAAAGCTCATCCGGCTCAAGGAACTGGCTGAACAGGCCTCAACAGGCACGTACAATTCAGATCAGAGGCTGATCATTGACTCCGAATACCAGGCCATGGCCTCGGAAATAACCAGGATCGCCAATGCCACCAAGTTCAACGGAATCCATCTGCTCAACGGCAATCTTTCTTCAGAGTTCAATAATCCGGCCCAATGGGGTGATGACCATGATGGAACTGGACTCTATCCCACTGGAGCCCTTAAAATCCATTTTGGCGTGGGCAACGACCCCAAAGAGGATTATTACTACATTGCCATCGGCAACTCCACAGCTTCAGCCCTGGGTATCGGCAACAATGCCAGCCCGGATGCGGCCGGGCACAATATCTCCACCCAGGGAGCAGCCCAGGGAGCCCTTGATGCCATTAATCAGGCCATCATTTCCAAGGACAAGATGAGGGCAAGCCTGGGTGCCCTGCAGAACAGGCTGGAAAACACCATCACCAACCTGTCCATCCAGGCGGAAAACCTGCAGGCAGCAGAGTCACGCATATCCGACGTTGATGTGGCCGATGAAATGACCGAATTTGTCCGTAACCAGATCCTGACCCAGAGTGCAGTGGCCATGCTGGCCCAGGCCAATTCCCTGCCCAGGATGGCCATGCAGCTCATCCAGGGCTAA
- the hflC gene encoding protease modulator HflC, translated as MNKQAIIALAIIAAVVIIPQATFIVDEREYALVLQLGEHKRTVDEPGLNFKIPLIQNIVRLDKRIQTTDVAADEFLTVDMERLLIDHVTRWFIQDPLQFYVTVRNESGALSRLQNIIVAELRDVVSSELILDVISGQRETIMNRVTSRSGERVREFGIGLIDIRMKQVDVPSEVEESVFERMRAERERIAARHRAEGEERALAIRAQADADRHRILGEGEARATRIFAEGFAQDVIIVTDENQVPIPGALVIANRREIGMTDFSGRLISDLPLSGNIHLSARLETPDESRSGELTGQLDMGLLTDEVHRSGDLHISLTMEPVIYHGYTADEEFYRFMKSLEAYQQFLPEGTTLVLGTDSELFDYLRGPGANSRD; from the coding sequence ATGAATAAGCAGGCCATTATCGCTCTGGCGATAATCGCGGCTGTCGTAATAATTCCCCAGGCTACCTTTATTGTTGATGAAAGAGAGTACGCCCTGGTACTCCAGCTTGGTGAACACAAAAGAACAGTGGATGAACCTGGACTGAACTTCAAGATCCCCCTCATTCAAAACATAGTCCGCCTGGACAAGAGAATCCAGACCACTGATGTGGCAGCTGACGAATTCCTGACTGTAGACATGGAAAGGTTACTCATAGACCATGTCACCAGATGGTTTATTCAAGACCCCCTGCAGTTCTACGTTACTGTCCGCAACGAGTCCGGGGCCCTTTCCAGGCTGCAGAACATCATTGTAGCTGAATTAAGGGACGTGGTCAGCAGTGAACTCATCCTGGACGTCATTTCCGGTCAGCGGGAGACCATCATGAACCGGGTTACCAGCCGTTCTGGTGAACGGGTCAGGGAATTCGGCATCGGACTCATTGATATCAGGATGAAACAGGTTGATGTGCCGTCCGAAGTTGAAGAAAGTGTTTTTGAAAGAATGCGGGCTGAACGGGAAAGAATTGCCGCCAGACACAGGGCCGAAGGCGAGGAAAGGGCCCTGGCCATCAGGGCTCAGGCTGACGCTGACAGGCACAGGATCCTTGGTGAAGGAGAAGCCAGAGCCACCAGGATATTTGCCGAAGGTTTTGCCCAGGATGTCATAATCGTGACCGATGAAAACCAAGTTCCCATTCCTGGAGCCCTGGTTATTGCCAATCGCAGAGAAATCGGCATGACCGACTTTTCAGGCCGCTTGATCTCGGATCTGCCTCTGTCCGGAAATATCCACTTGTCAGCCAGGCTGGAAACTCCGGATGAGTCCAGGTCAGGTGAGTTGACCGGCCAGCTGGACATGGGTCTTTTGACTGACGAGGTTCACCGCTCCGGGGATCTGCATATTTCCCTTACCATGGAGCCGGTCATTTACCACGGCTATACTGCAGATGAAGAATTTTACCGCTTCATGAAGAGCCTGGAAGCATACCAGCAGTTTCTACCTGAAGGCACCACCCTGGTCCTGGGAACAGATTCCGAACTCTTTGATTATCTCAGGGGACCCGGAGCCAACTCAAGAGACTGA
- the rnhA gene encoding ribonuclease HI: MNNGSNCELKIYTDGACLNNPGPGGYGAVLIHGDRTREISRGVPETTNNRMELLAVISALEALKYPCRVRLYTDSQYIAKAINQNWLAKWQKNGWKTSARKDVKNRDLWERLAKLLKIHSVRFEWVKAHNGDYYNERCDTLAREAAREIAEKKQQAG; the protein is encoded by the coding sequence GTGAATAACGGTTCAAACTGTGAACTGAAGATATACACTGACGGGGCCTGTCTCAACAATCCCGGGCCAGGAGGGTACGGTGCTGTGCTTATCCACGGAGACCGGACCAGGGAAATATCCCGGGGGGTTCCAGAGACTACCAACAACCGCATGGAACTTTTGGCAGTGATTTCTGCCCTGGAAGCCCTTAAATATCCCTGCAGGGTCAGGCTTTACACCGACTCCCAGTATATTGCCAAGGCCATAAATCAGAACTGGCTGGCCAAATGGCAAAAGAACGGCTGGAAGACTTCAGCCCGGAAGGATGTCAAGAACAGGGATCTGTGGGAAAGGCTGGCCAAACTTTTGAAGATCCATTCGGTCCGGTTCGAGTGGGTCAAGGCTCATAATGGTGATTACTATAATGAGCGCTGCGATACCCTGGCCAGAGAAGCAGCCAGGGAGATAGCGGAAAAAAAGCAGCAGGCCGGTTAA
- a CDS encoding DUF445 domain-containing protein — translation MEYAKYLIAPLICALIGWLTNYLAVKMLFHPRRPVSILGWKLQGVFPKRQKELALNLGLLVEKELISHQDIQQVINNPGFRNGFKEILDEYFQEFLSRKTHSLHPVLGMLLNNSVLSALKSLMSREMEKHLPEIMEKIADQLEQSLDFKEVVQKKVEQFSMEKLERILFTIMKKEFRYIEIMGAVLGFAIGIFQSFFIFMI, via the coding sequence ATGGAATACGCAAAATACCTGATAGCGCCGCTCATCTGCGCCCTCATCGGCTGGCTGACCAATTACCTGGCCGTTAAAATGCTTTTCCACCCCAGAAGGCCTGTATCCATCCTGGGCTGGAAGCTCCAGGGAGTTTTCCCCAAACGCCAGAAGGAACTGGCCTTGAACCTGGGTCTGCTGGTGGAAAAGGAACTCATATCCCACCAGGACATTCAACAGGTCATCAACAACCCTGGATTCAGGAACGGATTCAAAGAGATCCTGGACGAGTACTTCCAGGAATTTCTATCCAGGAAAACCCACTCCCTGCACCCTGTCCTGGGCATGCTTCTGAACAACAGCGTTCTGAGTGCCCTGAAAAGTCTGATGTCCAGGGAAATGGAAAAGCACCTGCCTGAAATAATGGAAAAAATTGCTGATCAGCTGGAACAGAGCCTGGACTTCAAAGAAGTGGTTCAAAAAAAGGTGGAACAATTTTCCATGGAAAAGCTGGAACGAATACTTTTTACCATCATGAAAAAAGAATTCAGATACATCGAAATCATGGGCGCAGTCCTGGGCTTTGCCATTGGAATTTTCCAGTCTTTTTTCATTTTTATGATTTAG
- a CDS encoding reverse transcriptase/maturase family protein: protein MPRSVGSIYDEVADWDNLLLAWRKARAGKRYTDEVLRFSRRWEEGLLNIHNHLVWQTWEPQPLRTFCVYRPKLRLIEAPAFSDRIVHHALNNIVEPVFERRFVFDSYACRKDKGTHRAVSRIQRYLRAAHKLWGQAYVLQADISKYFPSISHSTLLTLVERGVRDRRALKLWEKIIGACRRAVGLPIGALTSQLSANIYLDKMDHHIKDDLGIRFYARYMDDWVVIGKDKSDLKGLLRYLEDWLWDNLSLGLNHKSRVYSAVQGVDFAGYRAWRTHVLPRKRNVRAARRRFKKMANLYSRGAVSLESLRSSVASFIGYAKHCQTKRTTESMLDDLRGAGVDLNIAV, encoded by the coding sequence ATGCCTAGATCTGTTGGGAGTATTTATGACGAAGTGGCCGACTGGGATAATCTCCTCCTGGCTTGGCGTAAGGCCAGAGCTGGGAAGAGATATACTGACGAGGTTCTGAGGTTCTCCAGGAGATGGGAAGAGGGCCTGTTGAACATTCACAACCATCTGGTCTGGCAAACCTGGGAGCCTCAGCCGCTCCGGACCTTTTGCGTGTACAGGCCGAAGCTGAGGCTGATCGAGGCGCCCGCCTTTTCTGACCGGATCGTGCATCATGCTTTGAATAATATCGTTGAGCCTGTTTTTGAGCGGCGATTTGTTTTTGACTCCTATGCCTGCAGGAAGGACAAGGGCACTCACAGGGCTGTATCCAGGATTCAAAGGTACCTCAGGGCCGCTCATAAGTTATGGGGACAGGCTTATGTGCTGCAGGCCGATATTAGTAAGTATTTTCCTTCAATATCTCATTCTACCCTGCTCACCCTCGTTGAAAGGGGCGTTCGAGACAGGAGGGCTTTGAAGCTCTGGGAGAAGATTATCGGGGCATGCCGCCGGGCTGTCGGCCTGCCTATAGGGGCTCTTACATCCCAGCTTTCAGCCAACATATATTTGGACAAAATGGATCATCATATTAAGGATGATCTTGGAATAAGATTCTATGCCCGCTACATGGATGACTGGGTTGTTATCGGCAAGGATAAATCAGACCTCAAAGGCCTGCTCAGATATCTTGAGGACTGGCTGTGGGACAACCTATCCCTGGGCCTGAACCACAAGAGCCGGGTTTATTCGGCTGTTCAAGGTGTTGACTTTGCGGGCTACAGGGCGTGGAGGACGCACGTCTTGCCACGCAAGAGGAACGTCCGGGCGGCAAGGCGCAGATTCAAAAAGATGGCTAATCTGTATTCCAGGGGAGCGGTAAGCCTTGAGTCTCTTCGCTCTTCGGTTGCCAGCTTTATCGGCTACGCTAAGCACTGCCAGACCAAGAGGACCACCGAGAGCATGCTGGACGACCTGAGAGGGGCTGGGGTTGATCTCAATATAGCAGTTTAA
- the hflK gene encoding FtsH protease activity modulator HflK, whose protein sequence is MNWDWEKLQQKRQRHQTGGGPGSQGPDFGDLQDKLNYLKKFKIPGGKFIFIGLAFIIWMLSGLYIVEPGQVGVVQRFGAMTHQTELGAGLQWHWPRPIERATVVDVQRIRTHYIGFNLVNGNKRINRNEALMLTGDKNIAHFEIIVHYRVTEPAEYLFNVREPDNLILKTAAESALRSIVGTMDIETAIVAEGLAMVAQRTQTLLQQLLDDYGSGLFVTDVRTERGDAPQEVRDAFHDVVRAMEDKERLIYRSEQYREDIVPRARGGREERILTAQGEIRRFSQILNEYQLAKDVTRQRMYLEKMADILPGVNKVIVDKGAADSLLLLPGGQSLNLGEYKVTR, encoded by the coding sequence ATGAATTGGGACTGGGAAAAACTACAGCAAAAGCGGCAGAGGCATCAGACCGGAGGCGGACCTGGCAGCCAGGGACCGGATTTCGGAGACCTTCAGGATAAACTGAATTATCTGAAAAAATTCAAAATACCAGGTGGAAAGTTCATCTTCATCGGCCTGGCTTTTATAATCTGGATGCTGTCCGGGCTATATATTGTTGAGCCCGGGCAAGTGGGAGTTGTCCAGCGTTTCGGGGCCATGACCCACCAGACCGAACTGGGAGCCGGGCTTCAATGGCACTGGCCAAGACCTATTGAAAGGGCCACTGTTGTGGATGTCCAGAGAATCAGGACTCATTATATCGGGTTCAACCTGGTCAACGGGAACAAGAGGATCAATAGAAATGAAGCCCTGATGCTCACCGGTGACAAGAACATTGCCCACTTTGAAATAATCGTCCACTACCGGGTGACAGAGCCTGCTGAGTACCTGTTCAACGTCCGTGAGCCGGACAATCTCATCCTTAAGACAGCTGCTGAAAGCGCCCTTAGAAGCATTGTCGGTACCATGGACATAGAAACAGCCATTGTTGCCGAAGGACTGGCCATGGTAGCCCAGCGGACCCAGACCCTTCTGCAGCAGCTTCTGGACGATTACGGGTCAGGCCTGTTCGTAACCGATGTTCGGACCGAACGGGGGGACGCTCCCCAGGAAGTCCGCGATGCATTCCACGACGTGGTCCGGGCCATGGAAGATAAGGAAAGGCTCATTTACAGGTCAGAGCAGTACAGGGAAGACATTGTCCCCAGGGCCAGGGGTGGAAGAGAAGAAAGGATCCTGACCGCCCAGGGTGAAATCCGCAGATTCAGCCAGATTCTTAATGAATACCAGCTGGCCAAGGATGTTACCCGGCAAAGGATGTACCTGGAAAAAATGGCTGACATCCTCCCGGGTGTAAACAAGGTCATTGTAGACAAAGGGGCTGCTGACAGTCTTCTTCTGCTTCCCGGCGGCCAGTCTCTCAACTTAGGTGAATATAAAGTTACTAGATAG
- the rnc gene encoding ribonuclease III yields MDQIMIMDDLQNQLGHRFKDESLLTLALTHSSYANEHNLINNERLEFLGDAVLELCISRILFFGFPDVSEGHLTKLRAGLVSEASLARVARSLSLGTYVYLGKGEEHQGGRSRDSVLSDTLEAVLGAVYLDAGYSAAQKCIKKIFSEYIPESVDMVPSCKDYKSRLQEATQSLFKARPVYTLLESAGPEHEKVYLVRVELPNGVKIDARASSVKKAEQKAAGMAIKNLTQVND; encoded by the coding sequence ATGGACCAAATAATGATCATGGATGACCTGCAAAATCAACTGGGCCACAGGTTCAAGGATGAATCTTTGCTGACTCTGGCCCTGACCCACAGCTCCTATGCCAACGAACATAACCTGATAAATAATGAAAGACTGGAATTTCTGGGTGATGCAGTGCTGGAACTCTGCATTTCCAGGATTCTCTTTTTCGGATTTCCTGATGTTTCCGAGGGGCACTTGACAAAACTCAGGGCTGGCCTGGTCAGTGAGGCATCCTTAGCCAGGGTGGCCAGGTCTCTTTCCCTGGGAACCTATGTTTATCTTGGCAAAGGGGAGGAGCATCAGGGGGGACGTTCAAGGGACTCGGTGCTCAGCGACACCCTGGAAGCTGTGCTTGGTGCTGTATATCTTGATGCAGGATACAGCGCAGCCCAGAAATGTATTAAAAAGATTTTTTCCGAGTATATACCTGAAAGCGTGGACATGGTCCCGTCCTGCAAGGACTACAAGAGCAGGCTGCAGGAGGCCACCCAAAGCCTTTTTAAGGCTCGGCCGGTGTATACCCTGCTGGAAAGCGCCGGGCCTGAGCATGAAAAAGTATATCTGGTCCGGGTGGAGTTGCCTAACGGGGTGAAAATTGATGCCAGGGCCAGCAGTGTGAAGAAAGCAGAGCAGAAGGCCGCTGGAATGGCCATTAAAAACCTGACCCAGGTAAATGATTGA
- the uvrC gene encoding excinuclease ABC subunit UvrC, with amino-acid sequence MITFTQSDFPQTPGVYMMKDDRNRIIYVGKARNIRKRLGSYFGQSKSQSPKTRVMLTRVQRIDTISTLTEKDALLLESSLIKKHRPRYNIVLRDDKQYVLFKLDKTQDYPALELTRKAARDKSLYFGPFTSGLAARQTLKVINRLFQLRKCGHKKFRNRVRPCLQYFIKRCMGPCCLEINPSDYHLQVSQVELFLSGRSAELTDSLSQEMSSAAESLDFERAALLRDQLRAIEQTTKAQSMVIPAGQDMDVFELDETDQGLCTGVIFVRQGKVLDNKNFFWPGHEAGDHTEKENALVSILSQFYGPDKFIPERIVLPVKIKDSSIAQVLSEYRGARVSITRARGETMNSLLTMARHNCLLFAAKASGPSRPRLGEALKLGAEPCRIECVDVSHQSGRDTRVGLVVFENGMPLKADYRIYNMSSSAQGDDYQALREFTVRRQASSLPGPDLLLIDGGLGQLNAVQKALTASDGSWNLAAIAKGPTRSKGQLNDQVYIPGRKNPLPLKPGSPELLFLQRIRDEAHRFVIGSLRKTRSRNIRKSDLERIPGIGPHKAKELWNYFRDLDLILKAGPADLEKVPGFGPKTAARTAQALKEWNTQNT; translated from the coding sequence TTGATTACCTTCACTCAATCCGATTTTCCACAGACCCCGGGCGTCTACATGATGAAAGATGACCGCAACCGGATCATCTATGTGGGCAAGGCCAGGAACATCCGCAAAAGGCTCGGATCTTACTTCGGACAAAGCAAAAGTCAGTCTCCCAAAACCAGGGTGATGCTGACCAGGGTCCAGCGTATCGATACCATTTCAACCCTGACCGAAAAAGACGCCCTGCTCCTGGAATCCAGCCTGATCAAAAAACACCGTCCCCGGTACAATATCGTCCTTCGGGATGACAAACAATATGTCCTGTTCAAGCTGGACAAGACCCAGGACTATCCGGCCCTGGAATTGACCAGAAAGGCAGCCAGGGATAAAAGCCTTTATTTTGGTCCTTTTACATCTGGCTTAGCAGCCAGACAGACCTTGAAGGTGATCAACAGGCTTTTTCAGCTCAGAAAGTGCGGCCATAAGAAATTCAGGAACAGGGTCCGGCCCTGCCTTCAATACTTTATTAAACGGTGCATGGGGCCTTGCTGCCTTGAAATCAACCCTTCTGATTATCACCTCCAGGTCAGCCAGGTGGAACTCTTCCTGTCCGGCAGGTCAGCTGAGCTCACGGACAGCCTCAGCCAGGAGATGTCCAGTGCAGCAGAAAGCCTTGATTTTGAAAGGGCCGCCCTGCTGCGTGATCAGCTGAGGGCCATTGAACAGACCACCAAGGCCCAGTCAATGGTTATACCGGCCGGACAGGACATGGATGTTTTCGAACTGGATGAGACGGATCAGGGTCTGTGCACCGGGGTCATATTTGTTCGCCAGGGAAAGGTGCTGGACAACAAGAACTTCTTTTGGCCCGGACATGAGGCTGGGGATCACACTGAAAAGGAAAACGCACTGGTCAGCATTCTCAGCCAGTTTTACGGACCAGACAAGTTCATCCCTGAACGTATTGTCCTGCCTGTAAAAATCAAAGACTCATCCATAGCCCAGGTCCTGTCTGAATACCGAGGAGCCAGGGTCAGTATTACCAGGGCCAGGGGAGAAACCATGAACTCCCTGTTAACAATGGCCAGGCACAACTGCCTGTTATTTGCTGCCAAGGCCTCAGGCCCATCCCGGCCCAGGCTGGGAGAGGCCCTGAAACTAGGTGCTGAACCCTGCCGGATAGAGTGTGTTGATGTATCTCACCAGTCTGGCCGGGATACCAGAGTCGGACTGGTGGTTTTTGAAAATGGAATGCCCCTTAAAGCAGATTACAGGATATACAACATGTCCAGCTCAGCCCAGGGAGATGACTACCAGGCTTTACGGGAATTTACAGTCCGCAGACAGGCTTCCAGCCTGCCCGGGCCTGACCTGCTGCTCATTGACGGAGGTCTTGGACAGCTGAATGCGGTTCAGAAGGCCTTAACAGCCTCAGACGGGTCATGGAACCTGGCTGCCATTGCCAAGGGTCCCACCAGAAGCAAGGGCCAGTTAAACGATCAGGTCTACATTCCCGGCAGGAAAAACCCCCTGCCCCTTAAACCGGGCAGCCCGGAACTCCTTTTCCTGCAGAGAATCAGGGATGAAGCCCACCGCTTTGTCATTGGCAGCCTTCGCAAAACCAGGAGCAGAAACATCAGAAAAAGCGACCTGGAACGCATCCCGGGTATCGGCCCCCATAAGGCAAAAGAATTGTGGAATTACTTCCGGGATCTGGATCTGATCCTGAAAGCAGGCCCGGCAGATCTTGAAAAGGTACCGGGTTTTGGACCTAAAACAGCTGCCAGAACAGCCCAGGCCCTGAAAGAATGGAATACGCAAAATACCTGA
- a CDS encoding phosphotransacetylase family protein: MLGLYIGSTSGYSGKNMIAMSIGKKFQKMGYNVGYMKPVGVLPREVDGKRGDEDAFFVQEVLGLTEDPAKVTPVLVDQDFKVKAFKGQCSDLLPVIEKEYLELSRDKDIMIVSGSGSMYSGKYCGLDGVNIVRQLGLKCIVIDRFNKELNYDYLTVLKDALGENMIGAILNDIPPYFNEELTSMLSPFLEGKGIKILGVIPRDPLMGAIKVSALASRLGGRVISAPDKADRVVENFIIGTMQVENFMLHFKKSKRSAVIVGGDRSDVQLVALEGAAQCLILTGNLYPNDIILTRSEVLGIPIILVRDDTYAVAKEMDALLSRHKLRDAIKIQHGSQLVNSSLDYQFINQVLDLK, from the coding sequence ATGCTCGGTCTTTATATCGGCTCCACCAGCGGTTATTCAGGCAAAAACATGATTGCCATGTCAATAGGAAAAAAATTCCAGAAGATGGGCTACAATGTCGGCTACATGAAGCCAGTGGGAGTGCTTCCCAGGGAGGTTGACGGAAAAAGGGGTGATGAAGACGCATTCTTTGTTCAGGAAGTGCTGGGGCTGACAGAAGACCCGGCCAAGGTCACTCCGGTCCTGGTTGACCAGGACTTCAAGGTCAAGGCATTCAAAGGTCAGTGCAGCGACCTGCTGCCGGTGATCGAAAAAGAATACCTGGAGCTGTCCAGAGACAAGGACATCATGATTGTTTCCGGTTCCGGAAGTATGTATTCCGGAAAATACTGCGGACTGGACGGAGTCAACATTGTCAGGCAGCTCGGCCTGAAATGCATTGTCATTGACCGCTTCAATAAAGAACTCAATTACGATTACCTGACCGTACTCAAGGATGCCCTGGGAGAAAACATGATCGGAGCCATCCTCAACGACATCCCTCCCTATTTTAATGAAGAGCTGACCAGCATGCTCTCCCCCTTTCTGGAAGGCAAGGGAATCAAAATACTCGGAGTTATTCCCAGGGACCCCCTGATGGGGGCCATAAAGGTGTCAGCCCTGGCCTCACGCCTTGGGGGAAGAGTGATCTCCGCTCCGGACAAAGCAGACAGAGTAGTGGAAAATTTCATCATCGGCACCATGCAGGTGGAAAACTTCATGCTTCACTTTAAGAAAAGCAAACGCTCTGCAGTAATCGTTGGTGGAGACAGGTCGGATGTTCAGCTGGTGGCCCTGGAGGGTGCTGCTCAATGCCTGATCCTGACCGGAAACCTGTACCCCAACGACATAATTCTGACCAGGTCCGAGGTCCTGGGCATTCCCATCATCCTGGTCCGGGATGACACCTATGCCGTGGCCAAGGAAATGGACGCCCTGCTCTCCAGACATAAATTAAGGGATGCAATCAAGATCCAGCATGGCAGTCAGCTGGTCAACTCATCTTTGGACTACCAGTTCATCAATCAGGTCCTGGACCTGAAATAG
- a CDS encoding phosphomannomutase/phosphoglucomutase yields the protein MKKINKEIFRAYDIRGIVDSDFDAEWVELLGRACGTYFRKMGIDQAVVGHDCRHSSPAYQESIVRGLQSTGVDVVFLNMVATPLFYFAVKKLGRRAGVMVTASHNPSDFNGFKIWAGDSTIHSQEIQKVYDIMVKGEFAQGSGLASEVDIEPEYLAYLKDQGPISSPVKVVVDGGNGAAGLVCVQALLNAGAEVIPIYCEPDGNFPNHHPDPTVMKNNADLVAAVIREKAQLGIGLDGDGDRIGVVDEQGRMVYGDQLLAIYAREVLRKNPGACVIGEVKCSHLLFQDIQKHGGRPIMWQTGHSLIKAKMKEENALLAGEMSGHMFFSDRYYGFDDAVYSAQRLVEIVAGKGSEKVSTYLADWPKTFNTPEIRMDCPEKIKFKVVKKAQDYFRNLYKIVDVDGVRITFDDGWALLRASNTQPVLVLRFEAESRERLEELRLLVEEPLKEWINDLT from the coding sequence ATGAAAAAGATCAACAAAGAAATTTTCAGGGCCTATGATATCAGGGGAATAGTGGACAGTGATTTTGATGCTGAGTGGGTGGAACTGCTTGGCAGGGCCTGTGGAACATATTTCAGGAAGATGGGCATTGATCAGGCAGTGGTGGGGCATGACTGCCGGCACAGTTCGCCCGCTTATCAGGAGAGCATTGTCAGGGGGCTGCAATCAACCGGCGTGGATGTGGTTTTTCTGAACATGGTGGCTACCCCGTTGTTTTATTTTGCAGTGAAAAAACTGGGCCGAAGGGCTGGGGTGATGGTCACGGCCAGCCACAACCCATCAGATTTCAACGGGTTCAAAATTTGGGCAGGAGACAGCACCATTCACAGCCAGGAGATCCAGAAGGTTTACGATATCATGGTCAAGGGCGAGTTTGCTCAAGGCAGTGGACTGGCCAGTGAAGTGGATATCGAACCGGAATATCTCGCTTATCTCAAAGATCAGGGACCGATCTCCAGTCCGGTCAAAGTGGTGGTGGATGGCGGCAACGGTGCAGCCGGACTGGTCTGTGTCCAGGCCCTTTTAAATGCCGGAGCCGAGGTGATCCCCATATATTGTGAGCCTGACGGCAACTTTCCCAATCATCACCCCGATCCTACAGTTATGAAGAATAATGCTGATCTTGTGGCTGCAGTTATCAGAGAAAAGGCTCAGCTGGGAATCGGACTGGATGGAGACGGGGACAGGATAGGAGTTGTGGATGAGCAGGGCCGGATGGTTTACGGGGATCAGCTTCTGGCCATCTACGCCAGGGAAGTGCTCAGGAAGAACCCCGGGGCATGCGTCATTGGCGAGGTCAAGTGCTCCCATCTTCTTTTTCAGGATATCCAGAAACACGGAGGCCGGCCCATCATGTGGCAGACCGGGCATTCCCTGATCAAGGCCAAGATGAAAGAGGAAAACGCCCTTCTGGCCGGGGAGATGAGCGGTCACATGTTTTTTTCCGACCGTTATTATGGTTTTGATGATGCTGTGTATTCAGCCCAGCGTCTTGTGGAAATTGTTGCCGGCAAAGGCTCTGAAAAAGTGAGCACCTATCTCGCAGACTGGCCCAAGACCTTTAATACCCCGGAAATCCGCATGGATTGTCCGGAAAAAATCAAGTTCAAGGTGGTCAAAAAGGCCCAGGACTATTTCAGGAATTTATACAAGATAGTTGATGTTGACGGGGTAAGGATCACCTTTGATGATGGATGGGCCCTGCTCAGGGCTTCCAATACTCAGCCGGTGCTGGTCCTGAGGTTTGAAGCCGAATCCCGGGAGAGGCTTGAAGAACTCCGCCTGCTGGTGGAGGAGCCCCTGAAGGAATGGATCAACGATCTGACCTGA